From the genome of Bdellovibrionales bacterium:
AACCCGCCTTCGGGCCCCGTTATAATGGCGGCCATGGGACGTGCCTGTGCGAGGGCGGACGACAGACCTTGCGCGACGGGCAGGGCCTCTCCGAACTCGGCACATAAAACGGGAAGACGTTTGGTCGGCCAGTTTTTGATCAAGGCGTCTAGCGAAAGGGGCTCGCGAATCTCTGGAATAGACAAGCGTTCGGATTGCTCGGCGGCTTCAATAGCGATAGCCTGCAAACGCTGAAGATTAAAATCGCGCACTTGCGTTCGGGTGGTTAGAATCGGTTGAACCACGCTGACGCCAAGCTCGGTTGCTTTTTGTATCATGTACTCAAAAGGCGCGCGCTTGATGGGCGCACAGCATAGCCACAGATCCGGTTCTGTTTCTTGGGGGCGTAGCGACTCTCCAACAAGAAGAATCACAGGATCTTTTTTTCGTATTGGAGCCACGGCTATCGTGGCACGCCACTCGCCATCACGTCCGTTAAACAGGCGTACTGAATCGCCCTCACGGATCCGCATAACGTGCAGCAAATAATGGGTGTGTTCGATCGATAAGGCGATCTTGGT
Proteins encoded in this window:
- a CDS encoding 16S rRNA (uracil(1498)-N(3))-methyltransferase, translating into MSTAPHTWPRLFIKEALGQETKIALSIEHTHYLLHVMRIREGDSVRLFNGRDGEWRATIAVAPIRKKDPVILLVGESLRPQETEPDLWLCCAPIKRAPFEYMIQKATELGVSVVQPILTTRTQVRDFNLQRLQAIAIEAAEQSERLSIPEIREPLSLDALIKNWPTKRLPVLCAEFGEALPVAQGLSSALAQARPMAAIITGPEGGFRQEEIAQLRALPESLCLRLGPRILRADTAALAALTCWQALCGDWKNKTETRLPLL